The sequence GGCATTttgtatattaaaaaagaaaaaagaaaaatacattaaataatgtaattaaattgcATTAGGATAAATTCGGATTTTTGAATCATTAATGAATTCAAACTTAGATGGTTTGAATTTGAATCTTTATTATACCCAACTGAATAGGATTAGGATGTGGGTCTGTCTATGGCTAACCTCGGCCTAACCCATTGCCATTCATGAACCAAACCTAGCTAGGACCAAGTTAGCCCTAGCTCAACCCTAATCCCCTAAGCCTTgaccctaacctaaccctagtCCTATTGAGCTAAAAAGGACTTGGCCTTGACCTATTTTTATCGGGTTAGGCTGAGCTAAAACCAACCTTATAAGAAAATCAATGCcatgatcaaaggtttgaaaaaTCTAACAAATGTTTTGCATTATTTCCTCTATTTATGCCAAGTtttatcatataaatggttttgatgaTAGAAAtgtaacctttaaaaaaaaaaactaaatttcaaTCCCAACCCTTAGCCCTATAGAGCTGGTCACGAAGGCCCATTGCCAACCCTAATCTGTTGCAATACATTTTCAAAGTGTGGAATTTTTTTACAGGACTGTAGCTGTTTGATGCTTAAGGTATGTTGCAATGACACAAATCATTTATCCTATAGACCATTCTATGAATGGCAGAATATTCAGATGACAAATCTCAAGTTGGAATATCTTACCCCTTTAActaacatttttctttaaatgtaAACGTGAATAATTAATAACATCTATCTTGACTAATCTATTTTATCACccagccatgatggggccatcacATCAATGGTAGAGCCTTGCTGGGCCCACCTTGCACAGGCATAATAGAAAACACGTGTGCAAGTTCTGAGCTTTCtatctagggctgtcaatgggccaggctcggcCCAGGCAAAACcattttatgttttttaatagGGAGGGACCGAACATTTCAAAATCAGAGCTGAAGCCAACCTTGCACATTGACAGCCTTATTCTAGTTGTAAACAGTGCACAGAAGCAGATTGTGTACCgagtaaattttgtggggcccagcatagatgtatgtgtcttatccacatcatccatctacttttccagctcattttagggggtctccagctgggaacgagcaggagctttgagtggccattgtgatgtatgggtcttatccacaccgtccatccatttttttcgtatgcattttagggtacaagcccaaaaatgaggcagatcccaggctcaagtggaccacaccacaggaagcagtggcaAAACTTTTCtatgacccaccgtgatgtttatttgccatccaacctattcataaagttacatatacctggatgaaaagaaaacacaaatataagctccatccaaaacttctatgcccccaagaagttttcaacggtaaggatTTAATCCCGATTttaaatgatacgaaaaaatagatggacggtgtggataagacccatatatcacggtgACCACTCAAAGGATGGAGGTAGGACGGAATCCGcatccattttagggcatgagacaattgaagcatatccaaagctcaagtagaccgcgccacatgaaacagtggggattaccTTCTCTGGTTGGAAAAGCTCCATTCAAGTAACGGTTTGGATTGGCGGGAAATGGGCCCCATTTTTAAATTTGATGGACTCCAGGACCATGGCCCAAGAATATCCTCACTTGGAGCGATCCAACCCTTCAAGTAGACTGCAAATGGACGGTTGACATAGGGAAGAAACATCTACATCGATGGTTCAGGGAGTCTGACCACCCCACATGTGCACACCTACTGCACACGTGGCATGTAATATTATTCAAGGAACAAACccaaaaaataatatacaccgtTTAGTTCATCATATAAACAGAGCAGCAGTAAAACCACGTTGGTGAATTGAACTGaccatccaaacatggcctaacgTAATCCTAATGCCTGATAGAAGGACACGGCAAGAAGACCCTTGTCGGATGGGCCTATCAACACTCACCTGCTATGAAGCTTTGCTGGCCGTTTGGACACAACTGAATCAGATTGCATTCAGATAACAGAAGTGAACAACAGCCCCACGAGGAGGAAATAGCAACCAATTGCATATCAGAGCTAAGTGCATGGTTACCCATGGCTAGTTATTGCAATTCACTTGGATGGTTGgtttcatttggatgcacctaTGAGTTGAATTGCAATTATGACCCTAAAATTGGAATGGGGTGAGGAATTAGTTAGGGTTGCTGACAAAGAGCTACCCAAAATGACCTACCCAAAATGACCAATTTGCATACATTGAAGTGTTATAATTCAAAAGAGAGAAAATGACGTTGCTTAGAGAATTAGATTTgagtggatgaagtggagatatgCCTTTAAAGTTTTATATGATTGCTGCATATGAATTGAGCTTACGGAGAGATTTTACAGGATAGCTATAAggccagccatgctttatgggcagggctgaaagttgggtttgGATCAACCCAACCTGAGTTCAGGTTGGGTCAGGATTGGTGGGGTTGTCAAGGTCTTTGGATTGGTTCAGGTTGAATCCTGTTTGGGTTAGGGTTCAACAAATTTGTTAGGTCGGATTGGGAATAACCATGCGTATCGGGATCGGATATACAGGATttcaggttaggtttaggttgaaaaTTGGGTCAGGTGGGATTGCGGGTCGCGTCCTCTCAAGGTCAGATTGGGTTCAGGTGGACCCTCAAACCAACCCATTCCACCCTAGTTGTAACCCTATTTGAGGGACAATTTTAGGCAATCTAAGGAACAACATGCTCATAGGATGAAcatagctaaaatgaggatgctgagatggatgagtggcaagacaaggatagagaATTAGACATGAAAACATGTGAGGGAATTTAAGAGTAGGACTATTAGGTATTAAGATGAgtactagttaatcttagaaaaaagaATGAGAGAGTAGATCTATATGGCTTGGCCATGTGCAAAGGGGATGTTTCAAAGAGAGGACTGGTTATTCACATTTCCTTTGATGATCAGAGGCAAATTGAAAGCTAAACAGTAGTAACTAAAGATCTTCTCCATTACCAATAATATGGTAATAGAAAGCTACGTGAAGAACATAAGCCAGATGATGGaatacaaagacctaggatgTATAAGATCATAATATGAGTGATTCAGCAAGATCTGGATTCCTGTACATCTACTCATGTGGTACTTCATCATTTGATTCATAGAAGATCCATCTGTCTAAAGGCTAAAAGGGTCGAGCCAAAAGGGCATGGGTAAAGGTAGTAGCTAAAGATTTACTGACGGAGCAGGAATCATCTAGccaacccaattagttgggatgcgGCTTTGATAATGTTGATGGTGGTGACGACGACCCTAGGGCACACGAATGGATGCGCTATTGAAAAAGCATTTCCACGAACCCAAAGAACCAAAACTACATGTTCAAAGTTCAAGTCACACTGAATTAAGTTCAACTCAATTTaacagtaaaaaagaaaataaaattgattgtgcatccaaacaaatcGCTAACTTTAATTTACAGTTATGTGAAGAATACTACCAAAAATAATTGAAACCATTTGATGGTGTGATGTCTCTCATCAAGAGTGCGACATTATTCAGCAATTGTAATGAAAAATCCGACTTTAGCAACAGTACCTCTGTATACGTGGTTCTGGCAGTTAGATAAACAAGCACGAGTTGCTTGCGAGCTGCCTTTCTAAATAAACCAACTGcaagaaataaaaaaatctttgaCATGAGATGGCAGAAACATTGTTCCACGGGAACTAGACAGGCCCCCATAGCTGAGTATATGTACTAGTTCCAGCAGACATGTGCTTGTAACAATCACTGCTGAAATCACCACTGCAATGGGGCTGACTATATGTATTAGCTCCATCAGCCATGTGCTTGTAACAATCACTGCTGAAGTCACCACTGCAATGGCTCGTTTGCATTGTCATCATGCTGTCTGTGATCATGGAGAAGTGCTCAATCCAATCCCCGTCAAGTAAAGCATCGGGCCTTGAAAAATTCAACTTAGGGACACCCTCATGTCCCCTGTCCAGGGTCGAAACATGCTCAGCTGCTTCTGTCATGGAGTCTGTGCCTGAAAGAAACAACCTATCAGAAAACCGTATGCCTCTATAAACTATTCAGAGAAAATGTACAATAGTCAGTTTGCAGCATCCCACCACTGAGGGGCCTGACTTTCAGCAAGCCACATAATATATCACAAGGGGATCCTTTAAAAAAATCCTCTTGTGCCTTCCAATACAATAGAAAAGGAAATGCAGATAATAATCCATATACAGCAACAGTGACAATCAATTGGATGAGACTGTTTGGAGCAAATTTTCCTGTCATTGCATATTCAGATGTAACGATCCTGATCCCTAAAAGATGCAGCCCACCAGTTGCATGGGATTTTCACCAGAATGAAAATGCAGGTAATGAAGGCCTAGCAATGTATAATAAtaatttggatccttactcttgctccggtggcagactctcaagagtttcaacacccagtcaagggttcaagtacccataggtggtgaaatcccactacagcgtgagtgtgtggggtgtgtgtgcgtgcgtatatatataaaaaaatttaaaaagcaaTGTATAATAAGTATTTAATCCTTTGATTTGAAAAAGAGATACTCACTAGGCAATGCATTACCAGGTGCGAAATCATCCAATGGGCTGCCGCTGATAGGAGTGGATGAATTGAAGACTGATACGGGAGAATGGCCCAACTGAGAGATTGGGTCACCATGCACGTCTTCCCATTCTGTCTTGCATGGATTACAAACTGAGCTGTATACTAAATCGGTCGTCATAACACCAGATGAATGCAAGATCGACGGCTGATTCTTTGCACTTCTGCATGACTCATGAACTAATGCTTCTAGAAGACCGCTGTTCTGAGACGAAAGGCAATCAGATTGGGTTTGCATGGCTGGCGGAGACAACTGGACATAAGGATCGGCATTCTCAAGATGAGGTGACAGGGTATGACAAGTGTCCAAGATGCCAATGTTGGATTCTAGATATTGGAGTGAAGGGAGCTCCAACTTCTCAGCCCCAGGGAAAGGCTTAGAAGTAGAGAAATTGCCATTTAAAGGGGCATGGCTGCCTGTCATTACACCCTCAAAGGGTGCTGGATTCTTGCTGATGGGGTCAGGATCGTAGGGAAGAGCCAACTCAAAGGCCTGATGGAGCTTCTCATAGGCATCACTACTGAAAGAACTTGGAAACCAGGATTCTGATTCTCGACGTCGCTTCTCACGATGCGCTATTGGCACCATGAAGCTGTAATTTTGAGACGATTGCAGCCCCTGACTCAGCATGCTACTACTCAGAGAGATATTGGGAAGAGGAGGGGAATAAGAAAGGGCCCCTTGATTAGCTTTCAAATTATCGAACACAACAACAGGAATGTCAAAATTGTCTGCCTGAAAGAGTTCTTGATGCTGTGCATCACCACCATCGAATTCGCTAAGGTTCTGATTCTGCTGACCCTCATTGGCTTGCAAACAAAGACCAGGAGGGTAAAGCGGCAAACCAGCACGCTGCCGCCTCTTGACTCGAGTGTTCCAGTAATTCTTTATCTCATTGTCAGTACGCCCAGGCAACTGAAACAAGAGACGAGGAACTTGTTCAATAAAGGATcccaaaggaagaaaaggaagcatccaagtgtttcaaaaaaaaaaaatgtaaccaagaattcatataaaattttccATGTGTCACACGTTTTTGAGAGACAAAACACTCTAGAAAAGCATCATGGTGACCACGACAAAATCTCTAATACCTTCTCCAGTTCTTTGTGTGAGCACGTGTGTGCGTACACTCTTTTAAATAGTTATCTTGTGGGTGCTAATATGTTTTCTTCTTTTATCCAGAAGAATGATCTTAACATGTATGCATACATCACAACTGTTTCGCAGTAAAGTTCCATATATAAACTTCTAGATAGGGTCTGAGTGCACCAACaaaagatacacacacacacacacacacacacacacacactacaacCATTTCAAAGCAATATTCTGCATATGAAAAATTCCACATATGAACTTCTAGATTGgtgcaacaatatatatatatatatatatatatatagagtcccgGTCTCCTGCAAACCGTCCCGCAGGATACCTTGTTGCGGTCCAATTCTCACCACAAGAGAAGGAAACGGATTAACTACTTACCCGCCatacggattagctactccccctgccacaacctcgtggctggtggtcggtgctttgtgggccccaccatgatgtatgttcttaatctattctgttcatccatttttacagatcattttagatcttgataccaaaatttataggaatataaatctcaggtggaccacaccacaggaaaacaatagtgattggatatccaccattaaaatcctcctaaggcccactgtactgtttatttgacatttaatctgttgattaggtcatacaaaccaagatgaagggaaaaaaataaagatcagcttgatccaaaacttctatggcccccaaaaagtttttaatggtcaaagttcattcaacactgtttccttaatgtggtccacttgagattggtatatacctcagttttgatctcatactataaaatgatctaaagaaataaatggacggcatggatgaaacacatagatcatggtgggcccacagagcactgaccatcagccattggccggtgtcagggAGAGTAATCAATCCGTCTCCACAAGAGACCCTTGAGCGGCCGAGGATTGGCAGTAGCAGACTGGTATTGAATTTGTGGCCCCACTttaatatatgttttgtatcaatcccgtccatccatatggagagatcattttagtgtgatattcaaaaaatgagttacatcgaaagctccagtggaccccactacataaaacagtggggagagtgatgccacccttaaaaacttctaaaggccacaaaaagttttcaatcaagctttatttatattttcccttctttaaaaatggatgaacggaatagatgaaacacatacatcatggtggggcccatagagcaccgaccaccagccaggcCAATATGTACCAGGAAAACACATCACGTACCAAGTAAACAAAGTTAGGCCCacgttgaatgtatgtggtctatctacgtcgtccatccgtttttccaactaatttaaagggttgagcccaaaattgatgcatatccaaagatcaagtggatcacaccactggaaatagtggggataatgatttccaccgttgaaacctttctaggccccaaagttttgtttatttttcatccaacttgttcataagatcatacagacatggatgatgggaaaaaacaaatataaagttgatccaaaactcctgtggccctccaattatttttcaacggtagacattcaatttaactgtttcctgcggtgtggtctatTTTAacattggatatacctcatttttttttcgttcaagtactaaaattatctgttaaaatgaattgacggagtggataaaataaataaatcatggtcgacctcacagagtttagtcagtacgacTAAGCGTATCATGAGTtactcaccacgcaatccgcgtcctaacaCCGGACCTCACTCTACGGAggagacgtcaccaagttctgtggaccccattatgatgtatgtgttgtatccacaacgtccacctatttggagatattattttaagcccTTATCTAGagaatgagacggatccaaagctttagtggaccccaccacaaaaaagggaagattgatgcccaccgttgaaaactttctaaggcccaccatgatgttttttcaaaatccaacctgttcaaaagttaacaaagacattaaagaagggaaaatatatatataggcttGATCGAAATCTTTTtgtggcttttagaagtttttaacggtgacctcttccccactgttttctgtagt is a genomic window of Magnolia sinica isolate HGM2019 chromosome 15, MsV1, whole genome shotgun sequence containing:
- the LOC131226658 gene encoding transcription factor GAMYB-like isoform X2, producing MSHTITNDSDNGHQNDLASIEEAGCKGGSGGGVILKKGPWTAAEDAILVEYVKKHGEGNWNAVQKHSGLHRCGKSCRLRWANHLRPNLKKGAFTAEEENQIVKLHAQMGNKWARMAAQLPGRTDNEIKNYWNTRVKRRQRAGLPLYPPGLCLQANEGQQNQNLSEFDGGDAQHQELFQADNFDIPVVVFDNLKANQGALSYSPPLPNISLSSSMLSQGLQSSQNYSFMVPIAHREKRRRESESWFPSSFSSDAYEKLHQAFELALPYDPDPISKNPAPFEGVMTGSHAPLNGNFSTSKPFPGAEKLELPSLQYLESNIGILDTCHTLSPHLENADPYVQLSPPAMQTQSDCLSSQNSGLLEALVHESCRSAKNQPSILHSSGVMTTDLVYSSVCNPCKTEWEDVHGDPISQLGHSPVSVFNSSTPISGSPLDDFAPGTDSMTEAAEHVSTLDRGHEGVPKLNFSRPDALLDGDWIEHFSMITDSMMTMQTSHCSGDFSSDCYKHMADGANTYSQPHCSGDFSSDCYKHMSAGTSTYTQLWGPV
- the LOC131226658 gene encoding transcription factor GAMYB-like isoform X1 — translated: MSHTITNDSDNGHQNDLASIEEAGCKGGSGGGVILKKGPWTAAEDAILVEYVKKHGEGNWNAVQKHSGLHRCGKSCRLRWANHLRPNLKKGAFTAEEENQIVKLHAQMGNKWARMAAQLPGRTDNEIKNYWNTRVKRRQRAGLPLYPPGLCLQANEGQQNQNLSEFDGGDAQHQELFQADNFDIPVVVFDNLKANQGALSYSPPLPNISLSSSMLSQGLQSSQNYSFMVPIAHREKRRRESESWFPSSFSSDAYEKLHQAFELALPYDPDPISKNPAPFEGVMTGSHAPLNGNFSTSKPFPGAEKLELPSLQYLESNIGILDTCHTLSPHLENADPYVQLSPPAMQTQSDCLSSQNSGLLEALVHESCRSAKNQPSILHSSGVMTTDLVYSSVCNPCKTEWEDVHGDPISQLGHSPVSVFNSSTPISGSPLDDFAPGNALPSTDSMTEAAEHVSTLDRGHEGVPKLNFSRPDALLDGDWIEHFSMITDSMMTMQTSHCSGDFSSDCYKHMADGANTYSQPHCSGDFSSDCYKHMSAGTSTYTQLWGPV